The window ATTTTAGTTCTGTGGCCTATTTTTTCGGCCGTGAACTATACACTAAACTCGGTGTCCCGGTGGGATTGATTAATTCGAGCTGGGGGGGCACACCGGTTGAACCATGGATAGAAAAAGAAATAATAGAATCGGATCCAGATTTAAAACGGTCTGCTGAACAAATTACAGATCAAGTTTGGTGGCCAAGAGATCCGGGGACTACCTATAATAGTATGGTTCATCCATTCTTAAACTTTACGATTGCCGGAACTATTTGGTATCAGGGAGAATCTAACAGGGGAATTGCCAATTCATATTACAAATCGTTTCCACTGTTAATCAAAACATGGCGTAATGCTTGGCATAATGATTTCCCGTTTTACTTCGTACAGATAGCTCCTTTTAAGTATGGTGATTCTAAAACAAATAGAGAGGCGGCATTTATCAGAGATGCTCAGTTAAACACGCTAAAAACAGTAAGTAATACCGGAATGGTGGTTACTAATGATATAGGAGACTTAAACAACATCCATCCCACCAACAAACAAGACGTAGGTAAGAGGTTAGCCCTTTGGGCCCTGGCTAAAACCTATGGCGTTAAAGAGATTGACTACAGCGGACCTGTATATAAAGGCCATCAGATTCGAGGTAGCAGGATACTGGTGAGTTTTGATTATGCTGAAAAATTAACTGCCGGAGAAAGAACAATAAGTAGTTTTGAGATAGCAGGGAACGATAAAGTTTTTTATCCTGCCAAAGCAGAAATTAAAGGAAACAAAGTGCAGGTATGGTCCAAGGAAGTACCAAACCCGGTTTCTGTCAGATTCGGCTTCACAAATGATGCCTTACCGGACTTATTTAATGAATCCGGTCTTCCGGCATCTGCTTTCAGGACAGATAACTGGAAATCGAATTAACTCATATGAGATTTGAGATCATCTATATGAATATGACTTTTAAAAAAGTATTGGTCGGTGTGTTTATACTCTTTACACATATATGCGGGTATGGGCAAAAAGCGAATACCGGGCCCGTTAAAATTGCTTGTGTCGGTAATAGTATCACATACGGAATGAATATAGCCAACAGAGTGCATAATTCGTATCCGGCTCAATTACAAGAGATGTTAGGCGACGATTACCAGGTTGAGAATTTCGGTGTAAGCAGCAAGACCTTAACAAAAAAAGGAAATGATCCCTACTGGAAAGAAGAAGCCTTTAAAAGAGCATTAGATTTTAAGGCCGATATTGTATTTATAAAGTTAGGATCAAATGATGCCAAAGCGATTAATCGCGTTCATTTAGACGAATATGAAAGCGATTACAAATCGTTGATACAAGAGTTTAAAACCGCTAATCCTGAATCCCGTATCGTTCTGATATATCCTTTGCCTTCTTTTCATACGGATACTACCTATATATGGGAACCTGTAATAAAGGACCGGCTTATTCCGAAAATTAAAAAGGTAGCCTATGAGACAGGGATAGAAACGGTAGATATGCACCAGCTGTTTCTGGATAAATCAGGTATGGTGCCTGATAAAATTCATCCCAATTCTTTGGGAGCGACTTTAATAGCCAGGCGTTTGTATGAAGTTGTAAAGCAAAGGTCTATTGAAGGAATAAAACTTGTGGAGTCTTTGGACGTAAAGAATATTAACACTTCCAACTTTCACGGCTACATACAGTATAATTTTGAATACAGGGGAAATACAGTAAAAATTGTGTGCCCTAAAAAACCTGCAATGGGCAGACCATGGGTTTGGAGAGCCCGTTTTTTCGGACATGAACCCCAGACGGACATAGCGCTTCTGGAGAGAGGGTTTTATGTCGTTTATAGTGATGTGTCTGACCTGTATGGAGCTAAAGAGGCTGTAAAACGCTGGAATCTCTTTTATGATTTTCTTCAGCAGAGAGGTCTTGCAAAAAAAGCTGCGATTGAAGCGATGAGCAGGGGAGGACTCATAGCATATAATTGGGCAGCAGAAAATCCGGATAAGGTGGCTTGTATTTATGCAGATGCACCTGTATTAGATATATTGAGCTGGCCCGTTGGAAATGGAAAATATGAAGGGAGTCCGCATGACACAGAACAGCTCAAAAAAGTATATGGACTGGAGACCAACGAGGATCTGCTCAAATTCAAGGGGAGTCCAATTAATAAAGTAAAGAAAGTTGTACGGGGAAAATATCCAATCCTGCATATTGGCGGAGAAGACGATACAGTAGTACCGATTGACGAAAACACCGGGCCTTTCGTTGACGCAATAAGGAAATCCGGGGGGACGGTACAGACCATTTATAAAGAGAATAACGGACACCATCCTCATAGTTTGAAGAATCCGGGTTTAATTGTAAATTTTATTCTGGAGGCTACCAAGCAAAAGGTTAACCTGGCTGTTGTCCCGGCACCGTCAGGAGAGTACAGATCTGGTGCAGGGTGGACAACAGATGCTGATTGGTGGAAGCAAGCGGCCGACATAGACTCCATTTGTGTTAATACAGCTGATGCTGATATTTTACTCATAGGGAACTCCTTAACTCAGGGCTGGGGAGGGAACCGCCCTCATGTAACATATAAGCCGGGTAAACAAATATTAGATGCTTTATTTCCAGGTAAAAAAAATATCAATGCCGGTATTTCCGGAGACCGAACTCAGAATGTATTATACCGCTTAAAAAACGGGACTTATGAAAAGTGTAATCCAAAATATGTTGTTCTTACTATTGGCGTTAATAATTTCCTTGACAATGATAGTGCAGGTGAAATAGCAGGAGGCATAGAACGCATTATGGATATGGCCCGGTTAAAATTTTCACCAGATACAACCTTTTTACTCTTCGGACCTCTTCCGACCGGTACGGAGATACACTCGGATCGCAGAATAAAATATAACACTATTCATAATCACCTGAAGAAGCTGTCATTGCCTGACAATGTTATTTATTGTAATCCGATTGAGAAGCTAACAGATGCCGAAGGAAGCTTAAATATGGATTTATACAGTAATGACGGGATTCACCTGAAAACGAGAGGTTATAAAGTTTGGGGAACATTCATTAAAAATATAATAGCAAATATAGAAGTTAAATGAGAATAGATGCCCATCAACATTTTTGGAAGTTCGATCCGGTAAGAGATGCATGGATCGATGAGAGTATGCAGGTAATCAGAAAAGATTTTCTGCCTTCTGATCTTGAACCAATATTAAAAAAGAATAATGTTGACGGATGTATAGCTGTTCAGGCCGATCAGTCAGAAGCTGAAACTAAGTTCTTGTTAGACATGGCCCAAAACAATAGTTTTATTAAAGGAGTAGTAGGCTGGGTCGATCTTATGTCGGATAGTGTAGAAGACCGGTTAGCCCACTTTTCAAAAGATAAGAACCTTAAAGGGATCCGCCACATAGTTCAGGCAGAACCCAATGACTTTATGCTGAGATCCGATTTTCAAAACGGAATCAGTAAGCTCAGACAATTTAACCTTACCTATGATATCCTGGTCTTTGCAGAGCAATTACCGGCAGCGATCGAACTTGTTGAAAAGTTCCCAGAGCAGCCCTTTGTATTAGACCATATAGCCAAGCCGAAAATATCGGAAGGATTGGATAAAAAATGGAAAGCGCATATTCAGGAACTGGCAAAATATGAGAATGTTTCTTGTAAGTTATCCGGTATGGTAACTGAAACAAAAGATTTTAAATGGAATGGCGAAGCGTTTACCCCTTTCCTGGATGTCGTTTTTAACAGTTTCGGGGAAGATCGGTTATTGTACGGATCCGATTGGCCGGTATGTTTGCTGTCTTCACCATATGAGAGTGTCATAAAGATTATTGAAGATTATGTGCCGAAAGAATACCATACCAGGATATTTTACCAGAATACAGTTAATTTTTACAGTCTAGATGAAAACTTATAAATTTTTAATTTTTACGGTCATAGGGTTTTCCCTTATGGGATGCAATAAAGAAACTGATACCGGCATAGCGGAAACCAGTTTATGGTATAAACAACCGGCTTCGAAATGGATGGAGGCATTACCTGTAGGGAATGGCCGTTTGGGAGCAATGATCTTTGGAGATACTAATCAGGAAAGGATTCAGTTAAACGAAGATTCTATGTGGTCAGGAGGTCCTGATTGGGGGAATTCGAAAGGAACAAAAGAAGACCTGGAATATTTGAGAAAGCTTGTCAGCGAAGGGAGAGTACATGAGGCTGACAGCGAAATTGTGAAGAGGTTTTCCTATAAATCCGTACTTCGCTCCCATCAGACTATGGGAGACTTATTTATTGATTTTATCAACAGGGACAGTCTTGTCGAAAATTATAAAAGAGAGCTTAGTTTGGATGATGCCATAGCTTCTGTAAGCTACATTACCGGAGGTAATCAATACAGTGAAAAAGTATTTGCTTCAAATCCGGATGATGTGTTGGTCATACAACTGGAAACAACTGCCGGCGACGGAATGGATTTTAACCTCCGGTTAGACAGGCCAAAAGATAAAGGACGTCCCACTGTTACAGTTTCAAATCCGGAAGAGAATGAAATTAGTATGAAGGGAGTAGTAACCCAGTTTGGAGGTAAGAAATTCTCTAACCCTTTTCCGCTTGATTACGGGGTAAAATTCGAAACGAGGTTAAAAGTTGATAACACTTCAGGGACTGTGACTCCTAAAAGCGGTTCCCTCGAACTTAAAGGAGTTAAAAAAGCTACCATATATATAGTTTGTAATACTTCGTTTTACGAAGAGGATTATGTTGCTAAGAATAACGAGCAGCTTGCTTCAATCCGGAAAAAATCATTTAACGAACTTTTAAATAATCACCTCCGGGATTATCATGCAGTATACAATCGGATGTCACTGAATTTAGGCGGTAATGAATTAGACTCATTGCCTACAGACGAGCGTTTAACAAGGGTAAAGAAAGGTGCTGTTGATAATGATCTTGCAGAAACAATGTTCCAATACGGAAGATATTTGCTAATAGGTTCTTCAAGGCCAGGGACTAACCCTGCGAACTTACAGGGGGTATGGAACCAACATATCGAGGCTCCCTGGAATGCAGATTATCACCTGAATGTGAATTTACAGATGAATTACTGGCCGGCCGGTGTTACCAATCTGAGCGAATGCCAGGAACCTCTTTTCGATTTTGTCGACAGACTGATAGAAAGGGGAAAGGTTGCTGCAAGAGAACAATATGGAATAAACAGAGGTGCTGTAATTCACCATACAAGCGATTTATGGGCTACCCCATGGATGAGGGCAGCAACTCCATACTGGGGTGCATGGATTCATGGCGGAGGTTGGATTGTTCAGCATCATTGGGAGCATTACAGGTTTACACAAGACAAGGGCTTTTTAAAGGAACAGGGATATCCTGCCATGAAAGAAATAGCTTTGTTTTATCTGGACTGGTTGCAAAAAGATCCTGCTACGGGTAAATGGATTTCGTACCCTGAAACATCTCCTGAAAATTCATATTTGGCTGAAGACGGTAAGCCGGCTGCGGTTTCGTATGGAGCTGCTATGGGGCATCAGATCATCTCAGAAGTTTTTGATAATGTGCTGAGTTCGGCGAAAATCCTGAATATCGAAGATGAATTTATCAAGGAAGTAAGAGAAAAAAGAGCAAATATATATCCGGGGATCGTGATTGGGGAAGATGGAAGAATCTTAGAGTGGAATGAACCTTATGAAGAACCCGAAAAAGGACACAGGCATATGTCTCATTTGTATGCTTTGCACCCCGGGGATGATATTACCGAAAAAGATGAAGCGATATTTAAGGCGGCACAAAAAACAATTGATAATCGTTTACAGCATGGCGGTGCAGGTACAGGGTGGAGCAGAGCCTGGATGATTAATTTTAATGCCCGGCTATTAAACGCACAAGCGGCTCAGGAGAATATCCAGAAATTCTTCGAAATCTCTGTGGCAGATAATTTGTTTGATGAACATCCGCCATTTCAGATTGATGGTAATTTTGGGTATACGGCCGGTGTAGCAGAGTTGCTGATGCAGTCGCATGAAGGTTTTATCAGGATTCTCCCTGCCTTACCGGAGAACTGGACTGAAGGTAAGGTAAAAGGACTGAAAGCAAGAGGCAATGTTGAGCTGGCCATAGAATGGGAGACAGGCAAGCTCAAACAAATGATTTTGAATGCCGGTCAGAACAAATCGGTTAAAATACAATACAACGGAAAACAAGTTGAAGTGAGCCTGACAGCAAATGAGGACTT of the Zhouia spongiae genome contains:
- a CDS encoding glycoside hydrolase family 95 protein, with the translated sequence MKTYKFLIFTVIGFSLMGCNKETDTGIAETSLWYKQPASKWMEALPVGNGRLGAMIFGDTNQERIQLNEDSMWSGGPDWGNSKGTKEDLEYLRKLVSEGRVHEADSEIVKRFSYKSVLRSHQTMGDLFIDFINRDSLVENYKRELSLDDAIASVSYITGGNQYSEKVFASNPDDVLVIQLETTAGDGMDFNLRLDRPKDKGRPTVTVSNPEENEISMKGVVTQFGGKKFSNPFPLDYGVKFETRLKVDNTSGTVTPKSGSLELKGVKKATIYIVCNTSFYEEDYVAKNNEQLASIRKKSFNELLNNHLRDYHAVYNRMSLNLGGNELDSLPTDERLTRVKKGAVDNDLAETMFQYGRYLLIGSSRPGTNPANLQGVWNQHIEAPWNADYHLNVNLQMNYWPAGVTNLSECQEPLFDFVDRLIERGKVAAREQYGINRGAVIHHTSDLWATPWMRAATPYWGAWIHGGGWIVQHHWEHYRFTQDKGFLKEQGYPAMKEIALFYLDWLQKDPATGKWISYPETSPENSYLAEDGKPAAVSYGAAMGHQIISEVFDNVLSSAKILNIEDEFIKEVREKRANIYPGIVIGEDGRILEWNEPYEEPEKGHRHMSHLYALHPGDDITEKDEAIFKAAQKTIDNRLQHGGAGTGWSRAWMINFNARLLNAQAAQENIQKFFEISVADNLFDEHPPFQIDGNFGYTAGVAELLMQSHEGFIRILPALPENWTEGKVKGLKARGNVELAIEWETGKLKQMILNAGQNKSVKIQYNGKQVEVSLTANEDLRLDQNLEIIL
- a CDS encoding sialate O-acetylesterase, translated to MCLSVNAKIWLPSILSDHMVLQQQSEATIWGWTTQSAETITITTTWTDSIYTTKAYQGKWSLKVPTPKAGGPYIIAVKGHETVILKDVLIGEVWFCSGQSNMEWSPLKGLENAEQEINAAHYPKIRFFTVNKKKAAYKQDDTNGDWEVCMPETMKNFSSVAYFFGRELYTKLGVPVGLINSSWGGTPVEPWIEKEIIESDPDLKRSAEQITDQVWWPRDPGTTYNSMVHPFLNFTIAGTIWYQGESNRGIANSYYKSFPLLIKTWRNAWHNDFPFYFVQIAPFKYGDSKTNREAAFIRDAQLNTLKTVSNTGMVVTNDIGDLNNIHPTNKQDVGKRLALWALAKTYGVKEIDYSGPVYKGHQIRGSRILVSFDYAEKLTAGERTISSFEIAGNDKVFYPAKAEIKGNKVQVWSKEVPNPVSVRFGFTNDALPDLFNESGLPASAFRTDNWKSN
- a CDS encoding amidohydrolase family protein, whose amino-acid sequence is MRIDAHQHFWKFDPVRDAWIDESMQVIRKDFLPSDLEPILKKNNVDGCIAVQADQSEAETKFLLDMAQNNSFIKGVVGWVDLMSDSVEDRLAHFSKDKNLKGIRHIVQAEPNDFMLRSDFQNGISKLRQFNLTYDILVFAEQLPAAIELVEKFPEQPFVLDHIAKPKISEGLDKKWKAHIQELAKYENVSCKLSGMVTETKDFKWNGEAFTPFLDVVFNSFGEDRLLYGSDWPVCLLSSPYESVIKIIEDYVPKEYHTRIFYQNTVNFYSLDENL
- a CDS encoding GDSL-type esterase/lipase family protein, with amino-acid sequence MRFEIIYMNMTFKKVLVGVFILFTHICGYGQKANTGPVKIACVGNSITYGMNIANRVHNSYPAQLQEMLGDDYQVENFGVSSKTLTKKGNDPYWKEEAFKRALDFKADIVFIKLGSNDAKAINRVHLDEYESDYKSLIQEFKTANPESRIVLIYPLPSFHTDTTYIWEPVIKDRLIPKIKKVAYETGIETVDMHQLFLDKSGMVPDKIHPNSLGATLIARRLYEVVKQRSIEGIKLVESLDVKNINTSNFHGYIQYNFEYRGNTVKIVCPKKPAMGRPWVWRARFFGHEPQTDIALLERGFYVVYSDVSDLYGAKEAVKRWNLFYDFLQQRGLAKKAAIEAMSRGGLIAYNWAAENPDKVACIYADAPVLDILSWPVGNGKYEGSPHDTEQLKKVYGLETNEDLLKFKGSPINKVKKVVRGKYPILHIGGEDDTVVPIDENTGPFVDAIRKSGGTVQTIYKENNGHHPHSLKNPGLIVNFILEATKQKVNLAVVPAPSGEYRSGAGWTTDADWWKQAADIDSICVNTADADILLIGNSLTQGWGGNRPHVTYKPGKQILDALFPGKKNINAGISGDRTQNVLYRLKNGTYEKCNPKYVVLTIGVNNFLDNDSAGEIAGGIERIMDMARLKFSPDTTFLLFGPLPTGTEIHSDRRIKYNTIHNHLKKLSLPDNVIYCNPIEKLTDAEGSLNMDLYSNDGIHLKTRGYKVWGTFIKNIIANIEVK